The genomic segment CCTGTACCGTGTCCAACGGATCGCATTCCACCGATGCGCCGCCCCAGGGGGATTCGAGACCCCCGCCGACGAGCCTGGCCCGAAGGATCGTTTTCCTGGCGGGATCCGCTTTCCTGTCCATCGCCGCCCTCCTGATCGCCGCGGATTACTACCCCCGCGGGAATCCGCACGCCCATTTCCAGTCCGGAAGCGCCTGCCCCAAGTGCCACCTCATGGCGCGCGGCGCTCCCGACACCGGCCGGTTCTCGACCGACGCCGACGAATTCTGCATCGGGTGCCACAAGAAGGAGTCGCTCGGGATCAGCCACCCCCGGAACGTCCGGCCGAGCAACAGGTTCTGGAAGATGAAGGTGCCGGGCGATTTCCGCCTCGACGACGACGGCAGGATCATGTGTCTGACCTGCCATACGGCCCACGGGCCGCACATCTCGACGATCCGGGCGTTCCCGAAGCAGAAGCCGGTATCCACGAACTCGACGGGGGGGCCGTACTTCAAGACGATCTTTCTTCGGAAATCGAGTCCCGACAAGGGGTGGCAACCGCTGTGCAGCGGGTGCCACGAGGAGATGTGATGACCCCAACGTCGCCCCCGAAGCAGAAATTCCGCCGGAAGATCTTCTATGTAAATCCCCGGTTCCAGGGGGGAGCGGCCCTCGTCTTTTCCGTCGCCGTCGTCATCGGGGGAGCGCTCTTCGGAGGACTGGTGTACCGGGACATGCGACAGGCGCTCTGGGAAGCCTCCATGCAGGGGCACTACCAGATGGCTACGCCGTTCGAGATCGTCCGGGAATCCCTGTTGTGGCACCTGGCGGGGCTGTTCGCGGGAATTTCCGCTCTCGGACTGGTCGTGTCCCTGCTGATCGAACGGGCGACGAAGTCCGGGATCAGGCGGTGCATCGAAGTGTTCCGGGCGTCGGCGGAGGGGGATCTCTCCACGCCCACCGGCGATGCCGGTTTGTCCGAATTCGCGCGGTTCGGGCAGCACATCGACGCCGCGCGCCTCCTGACGCTGGCCCAGGTGCGGGAGATCCGGGAAGAGGCCGCTTCGCTCGCCGGCGGCGTCTCCACGGAGGAATTCGGTCTCCGGTGGGAGGATCTGAAGCGGAAGATCCGGAGGGTCGCGACATGAACCGAACCGTTCCCGACGGAACCGCCCCCCTTCTCGACCGGGGCTACCGGTTCCGGTTCATCCTCAAGCTTTGCGTGAATTTCGCGGCCGGCGTGGTGGTCCTGTTCGGAATCCTCTACTACGGCCTGTCGAGGCCCCTTGCGGAGGACTACTCGGGAGTCTTCCACGCCCTCCGGAACCTGACGACGTTCCTTCGCCCGATGATCGCCACTTCGGTCCTGGCGTACGTCCTGCTCGTGTGCGGTGCGACAGGGGCGCTTTGCGTCTACGCCCTGCACAAGGTGGCCGGACCGCTCTACCGGATGGAGCGCGTGATGGAAGGGTACCGCGCCGGGGAGCCGACGCGGACGGTTTCGTTCCGCGACGGCGACCAGATCGCGCCGCTGGCGACCGCGTTCAACGCCTGGACCGGGAAACTTCGCCAGGATCGCCAACGATGGCTGTCCGTGCTGGAAGGAGCGGAGCGGGCATCTCTCGGCGACGAGTCGACGCGCAAGGCCAGGATGGAGGCTGCGCTCCGGGAGATCGAGGCGGATCTCGGGCGGTATCGTTAGGCGGGCTTGAAACGAAAAAGGGCAGGGGGATTGTGTCCCCCTGCCCGCGCGTCCCGAAAACCCTTGTGGGGCCGGACCGCTTTCCGATAAGACTTTGTTACTTCTTCTCCGCCGGCTTCGCTGCGGGAGCGGGGGCCGCCTTCGCGGAGTCCGCCTTCTTCTCGGCCTTCGGGGCCTCCGCCTTCTTCTCGGCCTTCGGGGCATCGGCCTTCTTCGCCTTCACGGCGCTCACCGACTTCGCGGTGCCGTCGGCGTACTTCACGAGGACCTTGTCCCCGACCTTGAAGTCGCCCAGCTTCACCTTCTCGCCGGCCTTCAGATCCACGTTCCCCTTCTTCCCCTTCACCGTGAAGGTGCCGGCCGCCGCGTCGAGCGCCTCGATCGTGCCGGTGACCTGCTGGGTCTTCGGCTTCGCGGCCTTCTCGGCCTTCTTCTCGGCCTTGGGGGCCTCCGCCTTCTTCTCCGCCATCGGGGCCATCTTCTTGTCGGCCGCGGGAGCCGGGGCGGCCGCCTTCTTCTTCATTTCCGATTCCTCCACAAGGGATTTGGTTTGCTGCAGGAGGGATGATACAAGGACGGTGCCAAACTCGTGGGGGTCCATAACCATGGGAATCGGAAGATTATTTTATTTGACCCCCCACGCTACGCCGCACCCTCATTCCCCAAAGGGAGCATCGTTTCCCCATTTGGGGAATCCCTGCGAGCCCCCCTCCTCACGTCAGGATGCGATGATTCCGAACTTCCTCAGACGATAAATGTAGGCCTTGTAACTCATCCGGAGCAGTTCCGCGCCACGCGCATGCACCCCTCCCGACCGCTCCACCGCCTGCCGGAGCAGGTGCTCCTCGACCTTCTCGAAATCCACTCCCTGCGGAGGGAGGTCGAACGCCTTGGCCGGGACGTCCCCCTGCCCTCCCTCCATCAACTCGCGGGGGAGCTCCTCCGGACCGATCCTGCCGCCTTCCGCGAGGACCACGGCGCGCTCGATCACGGAGGACAGTTCGCGGATGTTCCCCGGCCACGAGTACCGCATCATGAGCCGCATCGCCTCCTTCGTGATCTCCCGGACCGGCGGCACCCCCTTCTCCCCGTGCTTCCAGAGAAAATGTTCCGCCAGCAGCGGGATGTCCGAGATCCGTTCGCGAAGGGGCGGCAGGTTCAGCTTCAGGATGTTGAGACGGTAGAAGAGGTCCGCGCGGAACCTTCCCTCCCGGACCGCCTCCTCCAGGTCCCGGTTCGTCGCGGCAACGATCCGGACGTTCACCGGGATGTTCTCCTTCGCCCCCACCCTCCGGATCTCCTTTTCCTGGAGCGCGCGGAGCAGCTTCGCCTGCGTCTCGAGCTTCACCTCCGCGATCTCGTCCAGGAAGATCGTGCCCCCCTCCGCGGCCTCGAGGAGTCCGATCTCCCGGCGCACCGCCCCCGTGAAGGCGCCGCGCTCGTGTCCGAACAGCTCGCTCTCGAAGAGCGTGTCGGGGAGGGAGGCGCAGTTCACCGCGAGGAACGGCTTCGCGCTGCGCCCGCTCATCGAGTGGACGTTGCGCGCGATCACCTCCTTGCCCGTTCCGCTCTCCCCCGTCAGCAGGATGGTGCTCTCGCTCCGGGCGACCCTCGGAAGGATCCGCTTGATCTCCCGGATCCCGGCGTGCTCGCCCAGGATCGGAACGGTCCCCGGAAACAGTTTTTCGGAGAGCACCCGGTGGGACTCGCGCAACCGCCGGTTTTCTATCGCCCGCTCCATGATGATCAGGAGGCGGGCCCTGTCCACCGGCTTCTCGAAGTAGTAGAACGCCCCCTTCTTGATCGCGTCCACCGCGGTCTGGATCGTTCCGTACGCGCTGCTGAGGAGGATCGGCATCCCCGGGTTCCGGGCGAGGACGGCGTCGATCAGCTCCTCCCCCGTCATCCCCGGCATGACGAGGTCGGTCAGCACGAGGTCGACCGCCTCGCGCTCGAGGATCCGCAGCGCCTCCTCCCCCGCGCCGGCCAGCAGCGGGGTGTACCCCTCGCTTTTCAGGATCGCCCCGAGGATCTCCCGCTGGTTCCGCTCGTCGTCGACGATCAGCACCGTGCCCTTCATCCGGCCGCCTCCCCCGGGGGGCCGGTCGGCAATACGATCCGGATCCGCGTCCCCTTCCCCGGCTCCGACTCGACCTGGATCTCCCCCTGGTGGGCATCCACGATCTTTTTCGTGAGGACGAGCCCCAGACCCAGCCCGGACGCCTTCGTCGTGAAGTACGGCTCGAAGATCTTCCCCCGGTCGCCCTCCCCGATCCCGACGCCGGTGTCCGCGACGAGGATGGAGTACTTCCCGTCCTCCATGGGGCCCGCCGAGACGGAGAGCTCTCCTCCGTTCGGCATCGCGTCGATCGCGTTGACCACCAGGTTGAGCGCCGCCCGCCGGATCATGTCCGGGTCGACGACCACCTCCCCCCCGTCCCGGAAATCCGTCCGGCACGCGATCCGCTGCGCGTCGAGGCGCTCCCTCGCCATTCCGACCACTCCCTCGAGCAGCTCCGTCAGGCGCACCGGGGCCCTCTGCGGCTCCGGAGGCCGTCCGTACATGACGAAGTTCGTCACCAGGTCGTTCAGCCGGGCGATCTCCTCCTTGATGCGGACGATGATCTGCCGCTTCTCCCCTTCCGCCTCTCCGGACACCCCCTGCGTGACCGCGTCGAGGTGGTCGACCGCGAGGCCGATGAAGTTCAGCGGGTTGCGGATCTCGTGCGCGACGCCGGAGGAGAGGTTCCCGAGGTGGGAGAGGTACTGGCTTTCCCGGACCTTCTCCTCCAGCGCCCGGTTCCTGCGCAGCCGGGCGATCATCTCGTTGAACGCCCTCGTGAGCCGACCGACCTCGTCCTTCCCCTCCACCGGAAGCTCCTCGGAGAAATCCCCCGCCGCGACGTTCTCCGCGGCGTGCGCCAGCTTCTCGACCGGGGAGACGTAGTGGGAGGAAATGCTGACCGCGAGAATGAGTCCCAGCGAGAAGATCAGGATGGTGCTGAAGAACCGGAGATAGATGTTCTTCCGGATCGGTTCCGTGAAGTCGTCGATCTGCATCCGCACGTGGATGTACCCGAGCGTGTCGCCCCCCACCTTCACCGGGACGACGAGGTCCTTCGACTGGATCTTCTCCCCCATGTCGTCCCCGAAGGTCGCGGTGATCACCAGCTTCTCGGGCGGCAGCTTGACCTTCGCGGGCCTCCCGATCGCCTTCGGGTTGGTGCTGTCGATGACGCCCATGTCCTCGCCGACGATCGACACTTCGCGGATCCCCGATTTCTTCAGGGACTCGACGTAATGCTGCAGCCGGTCCTCCTCGGAGGTCCCGGACGTCGTGAGCTGGTCGACGCTGACGCTGATCGCGTTCGACAGGTCGAGGAAGCTCTTCTCCAGCTCGTGTTTGAGCGCCTCGCGCCCGAAGAAGTACGGGATGAAGACCGACCCGAGGGAGAAGGCGAAGAGGATGAGCATGACCGTCGTGAGCTTGAACTGCAGCCCGCGGTCGCGGAACGGAATGCCGGGGAACCGGACCTTCATGGAACCTCCAAAAAAGCGGCTCCCGGGGGCGTGCCCCCCGGGAGCCGTGCTTCACCGTGTTGCCATATCCGTCACCCGCTGTGATTTATCCCCCGAACGCCGGGACCGTGGCCGCCCTTGCCAGCGGGATCGCGCCCGAGGCCCCCGCGGCCTGCCGGACTTCCGAGGCGATCCGGGCGACCCGCGCGAAGTACGCCTCGAAGGAGGAGGCCGCATGCCGCTCCGTGGTCGCCCCGTCCGCGGTCGCCACCGTTACGTCGACCGAGCCGTCCGCGTTCGGAACCGCCGCGATCTCGCGGACCGGAACCCCCGCCGCGCTCTCGACCGCCGTCACCTTCCCCCGCCCGTCGTCCCGGATCCGGAGGGTGGACACCAGCGCGTCCCCTTCATACCGTTCGACGGTCGCCACCGTCGCCTCGCCTTCCCGGGAGAGGGTCAGGACCGCCTTCCCGTCGCCCTGGGCGTACGTCTTCGTCACCGGGGCGGAGGTGACCGGGTTGTCTCCCGACCAGAACTCGATCGTGTTGAAGATGAGGAAGTCGAGCAGCGCCGCGATCCCGTACACCGGGACGATGACGAAGATCCACGTCACCGCGCTCCGGACGTACTTTTCATCGATCGACTTGTTGATGTCGTACACCTTCCGGGTCAGCTGGAATTTTCCGAAGCACCCCGTGGCGAACGCCCCCAGGGAAACCACCAGCAGCAATGCGACCACCTTGCCGAATCGGTTCGTCCGCATGCGCCACCCCCCGTCGGATTTGTCTGTTACCGGACTATTGTAGTTCCTCGCGGGAGTGCGGCACAATCCCGAACGGGGTGGAACGCCGGTGGTGTAAGATGCCGGGATGACCGGGGGAACCTGCGTTGCGTGACCGTTCGCGGAAGTACATCAAGCCGATCCTGTTCCTCCTGCTCGCGGGCGCGGCGGCGTACATCGTTCTCTTCACGCCGGCCGGGGAACTCTTCCGCACTCCCGCGGGGAGGAAGGCGCTCGTGGAGCGGCTGGACACCCTGGTCCGGTCGACCGGCCCGCTCGGTGCGATCGTCTTTATCCTGGTGTACGCCCTGGGGACCCTCGTCGCGCCGGCCTCGCCGTTCTCCATCGCCGGCGCGATCATCTTCGGGAAGTTCCACGGGATGTTCTACAACCTGGCGGCCGACGTCCTGGGGGCCTCGATCGCATTCTTCCTGGGAAGGTATTTTCTCCACGGGGTGGCGCGGAACTTCCTCGAGACGAAATTGCCGTGGCTCGACCGGAAGGCGGTCGAGGAGGGGTTCTCCGTCGTCTTCTACCTGCGGATCTTCTGGTTCCCGTTCATCGTCCTCAACTACGCGGCCGGGGCCACCCGGATCCGGTTCCGCGACTACTTCCTCGGGACGACGATCGGGCTGATCCCCCCGGTCTTCATTTTCACCTATTTCGTCGGGGCGATGAAGGAGGTGCTCGCTTCGTATCGGAGTCCCGCGGACCTTCTCACGCCGCAGACCATCGTCCCG from the Deltaproteobacteria bacterium genome contains:
- a CDS encoding cytochrome c3 family protein codes for the protein MSNGSHSTDAPPQGDSRPPPTSLARRIVFLAGSAFLSIAALLIAADYYPRGNPHAHFQSGSACPKCHLMARGAPDTGRFSTDADEFCIGCHKKESLGISHPRNVRPSNRFWKMKVPGDFRLDDDGRIMCLTCHTAHGPHISTIRAFPKQKPVSTNSTGGPYFKTIFLRKSSPDKGWQPLCSGCHEEM
- a CDS encoding methyl-accepting chemotaxis protein; the encoded protein is MTPTSPPKQKFRRKIFYVNPRFQGGAALVFSVAVVIGGALFGGLVYRDMRQALWEASMQGHYQMATPFEIVRESLLWHLAGLFAGISALGLVVSLLIERATKSGIRRCIEVFRASAEGDLSTPTGDAGLSEFARFGQHIDAARLLTLAQVREIREEAASLAGGVSTEEFGLRWEDLKRKIRRVAT
- a CDS encoding sigma-54-dependent Fis family transcriptional regulator, which produces MKGTVLIVDDERNQREILGAILKSEGYTPLLAGAGEEALRILEREAVDLVLTDLVMPGMTGEELIDAVLARNPGMPILLSSAYGTIQTAVDAIKKGAFYYFEKPVDRARLLIIMERAIENRRLRESHRVLSEKLFPGTVPILGEHAGIREIKRILPRVARSESTILLTGESGTGKEVIARNVHSMSGRSAKPFLAVNCASLPDTLFESELFGHERGAFTGAVRREIGLLEAAEGGTIFLDEIAEVKLETQAKLLRALQEKEIRRVGAKENIPVNVRIVAATNRDLEEAVREGRFRADLFYRLNILKLNLPPLRERISDIPLLAEHFLWKHGEKGVPPVREITKEAMRLMMRYSWPGNIRELSSVIERAVVLAEGGRIGPEELPRELMEGGQGDVPAKAFDLPPQGVDFEKVEEHLLRQAVERSGGVHARGAELLRMSYKAYIYRLRKFGIIAS
- a CDS encoding HAMP domain-containing protein, with the translated sequence MKVRFPGIPFRDRGLQFKLTTVMLILFAFSLGSVFIPYFFGREALKHELEKSFLDLSNAISVSVDQLTTSGTSEEDRLQHYVESLKKSGIREVSIVGEDMGVIDSTNPKAIGRPAKVKLPPEKLVITATFGDDMGEKIQSKDLVVPVKVGGDTLGYIHVRMQIDDFTEPIRKNIYLRFFSTILIFSLGLILAVSISSHYVSPVEKLAHAAENVAAGDFSEELPVEGKDEVGRLTRAFNEMIARLRRNRALEEKVRESQYLSHLGNLSSGVAHEIRNPLNFIGLAVDHLDAVTQGVSGEAEGEKRQIIVRIKEEIARLNDLVTNFVMYGRPPEPQRAPVRLTELLEGVVGMARERLDAQRIACRTDFRDGGEVVVDPDMIRRAALNLVVNAIDAMPNGGELSVSAGPMEDGKYSILVADTGVGIGEGDRGKIFEPYFTTKASGLGLGLVLTKKIVDAHQGEIQVESEPGKGTRIRIVLPTGPPGEAAG
- a CDS encoding DUF3332 family protein, which produces MRTNRFGKVVALLLVVSLGAFATGCFGKFQLTRKVYDINKSIDEKYVRSAVTWIFVIVPVYGIAALLDFLIFNTIEFWSGDNPVTSAPVTKTYAQGDGKAVLTLSREGEATVATVERYEGDALVSTLRIRDDGRGKVTAVESAAGVPVREIAAVPNADGSVDVTVATADGATTERHAASSFEAYFARVARIASEVRQAAGASGAIPLARAATVPAFGG
- a CDS encoding TVP38/TMEM64 family protein — encoded protein: MRDRSRKYIKPILFLLLAGAAAYIVLFTPAGELFRTPAGRKALVERLDTLVRSTGPLGAIVFILVYALGTLVAPASPFSIAGAIIFGKFHGMFYNLAADVLGASIAFFLGRYFLHGVARNFLETKLPWLDRKAVEEGFSVVFYLRIFWFPFIVLNYAAGATRIRFRDYFLGTTIGLIPPVFIFTYFVGAMKEVLASYRSPADLLTPQTIVPVLLLVASFFIPAVVKRFRKDRIPQ